GTTGGCCGATCCCAGCCAGGTGATCAATACCTCGACCACGCCGGCGCACCCGGTGCCGGCCGTCCTCGGTGGCTTGTGCACCGACGTCGACAAACTCGCCTACGACCCGACCAGCAACCAGCAGGTCGTGTGCGAAGGCAACACCTGGGACAAGGCGCCCATTGCGACGGGAGTGCATGCCGCGGGAAGCTCGTGCGATCTGCCCGACGTGCCGGTGTTCGCGATGTCCACCTCGAACGACGGCTACCTGCTGCAATGCGATCCGGTCACGCGGGTGTGGACCCGGCACTGAGGCGGCTTGTCCGTGCGCGCATCGATGGGCGACTGTGAAAGTCGACATCACCGGCGGTATCGCGTCAGCGGCTCGAGTGGTTGTTCCCACGAGGTACTCGTGTGACGAATGTGGCTGCGGCCGTCGGCATCGGGACACTTGTCGGTGCGCGCCTCTACCCTGGGGACATGGCTTTCGCCACTGAACATCCGGTCCTCGCGCATTCGGAGTACCGCGCGGTTGATGAGGTCGTGCGCGCCGGCGGCCGGTTCGAGGTGGTCAGTCCGCATGATCCCGCAGGAGACCAGCCGGCGGCCATCGAGGAGCTGGAGCGGCGCATCCAAGCGGGGGAGCGCGACGTCGTGCTGCTCGGCGCCACCGGTACCGGGAAGTCGGCGACCACCGCCTGGCTGATCGAACGGCTGCAACGGCCCACCCTGGTGATGGCGCCCAACAAGACGCTGGCCGCCCAGCTGGCCAATGAACTGCGAGAGATGTTGCCGCACAACGCAGTCGAGTACTTCGTTTCGTACTACGACTACTACCAGCCGGAGGCATACATCGCTCAGACCGACACCTACATCGAAAAGGACAGCTCGATCAACGACGATGTGGAGCGGTTGCGGCACTCCGCGACGTCGTCGCTGCTGTCCCGTCGCGACGTGGTGGTGGTGGCTTCGGTGTCGTGCATCTACGGCCTGGGCACGCCACAGTCCTACCTGGACCGTTCGGTCGAGCTGCGGGTGGGCAGCGAGGTGCCGCGGGACGGGTTGCTGCGGTTGCTGGTCGACGTGCAGTACACCCGCAACGACCTGTCTTTCACCCGCGGCTCGTTCCGGGTGCGCGGCGACACCGTGGAAATCATTCCGTCGTATGAAGAGCTCGCGGTGCGTATCGAGTTCTTCGGCGACGAGGTCGAGGCGCTGTATTACCTGCACCCGCTGACCGGCGACGTGGTCCGTCAGGTCGACTCGCTGCGGATCTTTCCGGCGACCCACTATGTAGCCGGTCCCGAGCGGATGGCGCAGGCGATTTCGACCATCGAGGAAGAGCTCGCCGAGCGGCTCGCCGAATTCGAGGGCCAGGGCAAGTTGCTGGAGGCCCAGCGGCTGCGGATGCGCACCAACTACGACGTCGAGATGATGCGGCAGGTCGGGTTCTGCTCGGGCATCGAGAACTACTCGCGTCACATCGACGGTCGCGGGGCGGGGACGCCGCCGGCAACGTTGCTGGATTACTTCCCGGAGGATTTCCTGCTGGTCATCGACGAGTCGCATGTCACCGTGCCGCAGATCGGCGGCATGTACGAGGGCGACATGTCCCGGAAGCGCAACCTGGTCGAGTACGGCTTCCGGTTGCCGTCGGCATGCGACAACCGCCCGCTGACCTGGGAGGAGTTCGCCGACCGCATCGGGCAGACGGTGTACCTGTCGGCGACCCCGGGCCCCTACGAGCTGAGCCAGGCCGCCGGTGAATTCGTCGAGCAGGTGATCCGGCCCACCGGTCTGGTCGACCCGAAGGTCGTGGTGAAGCCGACCAAGGGGCAGATCGACGACCTGATCGGGGAGATCCGCAAACGCGCGGAGGCCGACGAGCGGGTGCTGGTCACAACTCTGACCAAGAAGATGGCCGAGGACCTCACCGACTACCTGCTGGAGATGGGCATCCGGGTGCGCTACCTGCACTCCGAGGTGGACACGCTGCGCCGGGTCGAACTGCTGCGCCAGCTGCGGCTCGGCGACTACGACGTGCTGGTCGGCATCAACCTGCTGCGGGAGGGTTTGGACCTGCCCGAGGTGTCGCTGGTGTCGATCCTCGACGCCGACAAGGAAGGCTTCCTGCGGTCGGCGCGCAGCCTGATCCAGACGATCGGTCGTGCCGCGCGCAACGTCTCGGGTGAAGTGCACATGTACGCCGACAAGATGACCGACTCGATGACGGAGGCCATCGACGAGACCGAACGGCGACGCGCCAAACAGATCGCCTACAACGAGGCCAACGGCATCGACCCGCAGCCGCTGCGCAAGAAGATCGCCGACATCCTCGATCAGGTCTATCGCGAGGCAGACGACTCCGAGAACGTTCAGATCGGCGGATCGGGCCGCAACGCCTCGCGCGGTCGGCGGGCACAAGGGGAGCCCGGTCGCGCCGTCAGCGCCGGCATCATCGAGGGTCGCGACACCGCCAGCATGCCGCGCGCCGAACTTGCCGACCTGATCAAAGATCTCACCGCGCAGATGATGGCCGCCGCCCGTGACTTGCAATTCGAGCTGGCCGCACGGTTCCGCGACGAGATCGCCGACCTCAAAAAGGAATTACGCGGAATGGACGCTGCCGGTCTGAAGTGACCACGGCACCTCATACGGTGTAGGGGTGACCAACACGGCGAGCGACACCGGCAGTTGGCGCGAACTGCTGGGCAGCTACCTGGGAACGTCAACCGTCTTGGCCGGCGGAGTTTTCCTGTACGCCACCAACGAGTTTCTGACCACCAGCCTGCTCCCGAGCACCGTCGCCGAGATCGGGGGCGGCCGCTTGTATGCGTGGGTGATCACCCTGTATCTGGTCGGATCGGTGGTTGCGGCGGCCACCGTGAACACCCTGCGACTGCGCTTGGGTGCGCGCTCCTCGTTCCTCTGGGGCCTGGCCGTTTTCGGCATCGCGAGCATCGTGTGCGCACTGGCCCCGAACATAGCGGTACTGATAGCCGGACGTGCCCTGCAAGGCGTGGCCGGCGGACTGTTGGCCGGGTTGGGCTATGCGCTCATCAATACGGCACTACCGCGTTCGCTGTGGACCCGCGGTTCGGCGCTGGTGTCGGCGATGTGGGGCGTCGCGACCTTGATCGGGCCCGCGATCGGCGGCCTTTTCGCGCAGTTCGGGTTGTGGCGGTGGGCGTTTGGTGCGATGACCATTCTCGCCGCACTGATGGCGGTGTTGGTGCCAATGGCACTCAGCGACGGCGATGCCGGCCCCGGCGGTGCGGCTCCGATCAATAAGGTGCCGGTGCGTTCGCTTCTGTTGATGGGCGCCGCCGCCCTGGCGGTCAGCGTTGCGGAGTTGCCGCACAACGTTTTCGCAACCGTGGGGCTCCTGGTGGCCGCCGCATTGTTGGTCTGCGCGTTTGTGTTCGTCGACTGGCGGATGCACGCGGCGGTGTTGCCGCCCAGCGTATTTAGTCACGGACCGTTGAAATGGATTTACCTGACCATGGCGGTGCAGATGGCTGCCGTGATGGTCGACACCTACGTGCCGTTGTTCGGCCAGCGGTTGGCGCATCTGACACCAGTCACGGCGGGATTCTTGGGTGCCGCATTGGCGCTGGGCTGGACGATCGCCGAAGTTTCCAGCGCATCGCTGAGTGACCCTCGTGTCATCGGCAGGGTGATCGCGGCGGCACCGTTGGTGATGGCGTCGGGTCTGGTCCTGGCCGCGGCAACCCAGCGCGCCGACGCGTCGACCGGCGCCGTCCTGGTCTGGGCGGTGGGGTTCCTGATCGCCGGAATCGGGATCGGGATGACCTGGCCGCATCTATCGATGCGCGCCATGGACACCGTCGACGACCCGGCCGAGGGCGGCGCGGCGGCCGCGGCGATCAACACCGTCCAATTGATCTCCGCGGCTTTCGGGGCGGGCCTGGCGGGCGTGGTGGTCAACAACGTTCAGGGTGGGGACGTGGCGGCGGCTCGCTGGTTGTACGCCGTCATTGCGGTGCTGGCAGCGACAGCTGTCGTCGCGTCCACCAGGGCCAGCCGGCGCGATCGTCGCGCACCGCGCTGACGCTGCGAAGCGCTCACGAAACGCGGGACCGCCCCATACGGTGTACGAGTGACCGACACGTCGACCGAGACCGGCAGTTGGCGTGAGCTGCTCGGCCAGCACCTCGGGATGTCCGCCGTCCTCGCCGGCGGCGTTCTGCTCTACTCCACCAACGAATTTCTCACCGTCAGCATGCTGCCGACCATCATCGCCGACATCGGCGGAAGTCGGCTGTTTTCCTGGGCGACGACGCTGTATCTGGCGGGTTCGGTAGTCGCGGCCGCCGTAGTCCACCCGATGCTGCAGCGCATCGGGGCCCGGTGTTCGTATCTGATCGGGCTCACGGTGTTCGTGCTCGCCAGTCTGGTGAGTTTTATGGCACCCAATATGCAGGTTTTGGTCGCCGGACGCGGATTGCGCGGAGTGGCCGGCGGACTGCTGGCCGGCCTCGGCTATGCGCTGATCAACTCCGCTTTGCCGCGTTCGCTGTGGACCCGCGGCTCGGCACTGGTGTCGGCGATGTGGGGAGTGTCAACGGTGATCGGGCCGGTGACGGGCGGGATTTTCGCGCAGCTCGGCCTCTGGCGCTGGGCGTATATCGCAATCGCTATCTGGGCCGGGCTGATGGCGGTTTTGGTGCTGGCCGTGCTCAAGCCCGACCGGGTCGACTCGTTCGGCGAGAAACCGTTGACGCCCATCCGCAAGGTGCCGATCTGGTCGCTGCTGCTGATGGGTTCGGCCGCACTGGTCGTGAGCGTCGCGTCGGTGCCGCAGCACCGGGCGGAGAACCTGGGTCTGCTGTTCGCCGGCGTGTTGCTGGTGGTTGCCTTCGTCGTCGTCGACGGGCGAGTGTCGGTAGCGGTGTTGCCGCGCAACGTATTTGGCCCAGGGCCGTTGAAATGGATCTACCTGACCATGTCGGTGCAGATGGTCGCCGCGATGGCCAATATCTATGTGCCGTTGTTCGGTCAGAGGCTCGCGGACCTGAGCCCGGTGGAGGCCGGATTTCTTGGCGCAGCGCTGGCCACCGGGTGGACCCTCAGCGAGGTCGTCAGTGCTTCGCTGACCAATCGGCGGGTGATCGCGCGCATCATCGTCGTCGCTCCGTTGGTGATGGCGACGGGCTTGGCGCTGGCCGCCGTCACCCAGCGCGCGTATGCCCCGCTCGGGTTTGTCGCGCTGTGGGCTCTGGCACTACTGATCACCGGGGTCGGCATCGGGGTCGCCTGGCCGCACCTTGCCGTGCGTGCGATGGATTGCGGCGACGACCCGGTGCAAAGCAGTGCGGCGGCCGCCGCGATCAACACCGTCCAACTGGTCTCTGCGGCTTTCGGGGCCGGGCTGGCGGGGGTGGTGGTCAACCTGGCCGAGGCCGATGATGCGACGGCGGCTCGCTGGTTGTATCTCGTTTTCGCGGCGTTGGCGGCGACTGGTGTCGTGGCGTCGTATCGGGCGATACGGCTTCAGTCGGGCTCATCCTCGTCGTGAAGCACCGCGATAACCCCATCGACGTTGGCGAACACGTGCCGTGCGTCGGTGATTTTGGCGCCCGACAACGTCATCGTCACCGCGACATGACCTTCGTCGACGTCGTGCGGGGCCCCGTCGAGTTCGAAGAGATGCCAGTTTTTGTGCCCGCAGATCCGAAGTACCTGCCGCAGCACGCCCTGTCCGTCTTCATAGATGAGATGTAGCCGCGTGGTCCCGCGCAGCCTTGCGGTGAGTTGACGCTCCACCGCGTGGAAGGCCAGCGCGCTGACAAAATGCAAGGCCACGACGGCGGTGGCGAGCAACAGCAGGCCGGCACCGGCTGCCATACCGATCGCGGCCGATTCCCAAACCGCCGCCGCCGTGGTCAGCCCGTGCACCGCACCACGGCGGGTGATGATGATGCCCGCGCCCAAAAAACCTATCCCCGAGACGATTTGGGCCGCAACGCGGGACGGATCCAGCACAACGGTGCCGCTGGCCACGGCATCGGCGAACCCGTACTTGCTGATCATCAGGACCAAGGCCGACGATGTCCCGACGATGGTTTGGGTTCGCAGTCCCGCGCTCTTGCCCTGCACGGTGCGTTCCAGGCCGATCAGTGTCGTCAAGCCGAATGCCGCGAAAAGCTCGACAAGGTGACGGCCGTTCTGGGCAACGCCACCGAACAGCGGGTCTGCCAGCAAGGTCTGCATGTCGCCAAGCTAGCCCAGGTGCACCCGGGCATGCCCACCCGTCAGCGCGTCGATTTGACAACCTGCGAGTAGTGGAACTGCCACCGCTCGACGATGTGAAAGCCGAGGTAGCTCGGGAATCGATACGCGGGGGCGCGGCCGAATATGCCCGGTGACAACGCTTGTCCGACTTGGTGATCGGGGAACGACTTGTCGTAGTTGGTGATGGTCCACAACGTGGTGCATTTGTTGATCTTGGCCGTCGTCAGCCACACCGCCACGTGACCGTCCCACAGCGAACCGACCTTCGGGCCGTAGACACCGCGCTCCACGTCAATCAGCGATCGATACGCCGCCGGTCGGGTCGCCAGCAGGGCACGGATCGGACCCGGCCGCCACGGCACCGTGTTATCCGCCAGCAGGCAATCCCCTGGAGCGGCGTGCGAGCTGATCACATCGGCCACCTGGCTGTAGTCCCAGCCTTCCTTGGCGTACGGCCAGCGCTGGACGAACAGGTAATCCGGCACCGCCGCGACCACGAACAGCAGCACGACACCGACAATGGGCCACCGCCGGCGCGCCACGGTGATGATGCAGATTGCCAGCAGAACGGCCATCGCGGGGGTGGTCAGGATCAGGTAGCGCGGAAAATACATCGGCTCGCCGATCGCCGAATAGACCACGACGGCGGCGGTGGGCAGCACGATCCACCCGACGCAGATGATCACCAGGCGGCGCATCTCGCCGGCCGGGGCGGGCGCGCCGAGCAGTCGGGCGACGATCGCGGCCACCATGACGACGGCGCTGAGCACCGCGAACGGAACGCTGTGGTCGAAGTACTGCCGCTGCGTGATGTCGAAGGCGTAGTGCCAGCTGACCGGGAAAAGCCAGTCGACCTGAAATGCCTGACCATGCGCGAACACGATGAACGGCGTCATGGCGCCCAACGCGACGGCCGTGCTGGCCGCCCACCAGATGGCCGGGGACCTCAGGGCGCCCTTGGGCGCCAGCAACGGCAGCATCGCCGCGTAGACGAGGACCAGCAGGATCAGGTTGAGGCTCAGCAGAATCGACACCATCAGCGAGACGGCGTAGCCCACCCACAGCCGCGGCCGATTGCGCCGCACCGCGGTGACCAGCAGAACGGTCAGCCAGATCGCCGCGGCCACCGACAAGGCATACGAGCGAGCTTCGATCCCCGCCCACGTGGTGCGCGGCAGGATCGCGAAGACGACGCCCGCGCATACCGCGGTGCCGCGTCCCGGGGTGAATTTCCTGGTGAACACGACGACACCGGCGGCAGCGGCACCGATCGCGAGGGCGCTTGGAACCCGCGACCAGAATTCGGTCGGCGGAAAGACAGTGAACCATCCGTGCATCACCAGGTAGTACAGGCCGTGCACGGCGTCGATGTGGCCCAGCAGTCGCCATAATTCGGGCAAAGTCCGGCTCGCCGCGGCCGAGATCGTGGCTCCCTCGTCGAACCACAGCGAAGGCCGACTGGCCCAGGCGCCGCTGATGACGGCGGCCAGAACGGCCACCGCCAACGGGTCGAGCAATCGGCCACGCGTGGGCGCCGGCCCGGATTGGGCAACGACATCCGAAGAGCGCTGCTCGAGGGCGGACGTAGCCATGGTGCTTGTCACTGTAAGGCGCACCGGATCGACCTGGTCACCAGCAGTGGGCCCCGCTGGGCGCAGCGCCGCCGAGCGCGGCTCGACGTCCTGGTTCGCTGCGCCCGTCGCTCCCGGAAAACGCCGCGATGCAAGGCCTTCCGGTCTGGGTGGGGGCAGTTCATGGCCTCATTATCGGGAATAGGGGCCGTTGCTGCAGCGTGGCGCGGTAAATGGAGGCTTGCGCCACGCGGCAACTGTGTGGTTAATCTGACCCATCTGGATCGGACAACGCGCTACTGTCTTGGGGTTGGCCTGGCAAACGACACTGGAGGGTTAATGTCCGCTTATCGGACCGTGGTGGTCGGCACTGATGGTTCAGATTCATCGTTGCGTGCTGTCGAACGGGCGGCCACCATCGCCGGGCCGGACGCGAAGCTGATCGTCGCATCGGCGTACCTACCCCAGCAACAGGACGGCCGGGCCGCCGACGTCCTGAAGGATGAAAGCTACAAGGTGTCGGGCACCGCCCCGATTTACGCGATCTTGCAGGACGCAAAAGAGCGGGCGCACAAGGCCGGTGCGAAGAACGTCGAGGAGCGACCCATCGTCGGCGCACCCGTCGACGCCCTGGTCAGCCTCGCCGAAGATGTCAAAGCCGACCTGCTGGTCGTCGGCAATGTCGGGCTGAGCACCATCGCGGGCCGCTTGTTGGGCTCGGTGCCGGCCAACGTGTCACGCCGGGCCAAGGTCGACGTGCTGATCGTGCACACCACGTCCTGACGGCAGGACTTTTCGCACGTCCGCGGCTTCCCGGCCCCTAGCGCCCAGAGCACCGACGCCGGTGGCTACCAGCCTCGCTGGCGCCATTCGCTCAGATGAGGGCGTTCGGCACCCAACACTGTGTCGTCGCCGTGGCCGGGATAGATCACGGTGGAATCCGAGTACACCTCGAACACCCGGCTGGTGACGTCGTCGAGCAGCTGGGTGAAGTCGCCCTTCCGCCACGTCTTGCCCACCCCACCGGGGAAGAGGCAGTCGCCGGTGAACAACTGTGTGACGCCGCCCGTCGCCGGCCCGTCGAGGGCCAGCGCGATCGATCCGGGGGTGTGCCCGCGCAGGTGAATGACGTCGAACGTCAGCTCGCCGATTTGCACGGTGTCACCGTTGGCCAGCAAGCGATCAGGTTTGACGGGCAGCGGTTCGGCGTCGATCTCGTGGCAGGCGGTCGGCGCACCCGTGGCGGCGGCCACGGCCTCCAGCGCTTGCCAATGATCGAAGTGCTGATGGCTGGTCACGATCAGGGACAGCGTCGGGGCGTTCCGTTTGACGAGGTCGATCAGGACGTCGGCGTCGTTGGCGGCGTCGATCAGCAGTGTTTCCCCGGTCGAGGAACATGTCACCAGGTAGGCGTTGTTATCCATGGGACCCACCGACGCCTTGATGATCGTGACCCCGGGCAGGTTGCGACGGGCCGCGGTACCAGGGTCGACGTGTCCGGTGTAGTTGTCGTCCACGGCCGTCATGTGCGCCACTCCTCGATCCCGGCTGCGCCGCCATGGGCGTCGTCGGCGCAAGTCATACCGCTCACGCTACAAGGTCGCTGGCCTGGGATGGGCGTCTTGTCGGTGGGGGCACCTAGCATGGAATGCGCCGTGCGCAGTAGCCGTCGTTCGGCCAGCAAAAGTTTCGGAAAGGGGCAGCCTTGGCTGACCGCCTGATCGTCAAGGGCGCTCGCGAGCACAACCTGCGCGGCGTCGACCTCGACCTGCCGCGCGACTCGTTGATCGTCTTCACCGGGCTGTCCGGATCGGGCAAGTCGTCCCTGGCCTTCGACACGATCTTCGCCGAGGGTCAGCGCCGCTACGTCGAATCGCTGTCGGCCTATGCGCGCCAATTCCTGGGGCAGATGGACAAGCCGGACGTCGACTTCATCGAGGGTCTGTCGCCGGCGGTGTCCATCGACCAGAAATCGACGAACCGCAACCCCAGATCGACTGTCGGCACGATCACGGAGGTGTACGACTACCTGCGGTTGCTGTATGCGCGGGCGGGCACCCCGCACTGCCCGACCTGTGGCGAGCGGATCGCCCGTCAGACCCCGCAACAAATCGTCGATCAGGTGCTGGCGATGGCGGAGGGCACCCGATTCCTGGTGCTCGCTCCCGTGGTCCGTACCCGCAAGGGCGAGTTCGCCGACCTGTTCGACAAGCTCAACGCGCAGGGCTACAGCCGGGTGCGGGTCGACGGCGTGGTGCACCCGCTGACCGATCCGCCGAAGCTGAAAAAGCAAGAGAAGCACGACATCGAGGTGGTGGTGGATCGTCTCACCGTCAAGGTCGCGGCCAAGCAGCGGCTCACCGACTCGGTGGAGACCGCGCTGAACCTGGCCGACGGCATCGTGGTGCTGGAATTTCCCGACGGCGGGGACGAAGAGCACGACTCACCGCGCGAGCAGCGGTTCTCCGAGAAGCTGGCCTGCCCCAACGGGCATCCGCTGGCCGTCGACGATCTGGAACCGCGATCGTTCTCCTTCAACTCGCCCTACGGCGCCTGCCCGGAATGTGTGGGCTTGGGAATCCGCAAAGAGGTCGACCCGGATCTGGTGGTGCCGGACCCGGAGCGCACCCTGGCCGAGGGCGCGGTGGCGCCGTGGTCGTCGGGTCACACCGCGGAGTACTTCACCCGGATGATGGCCGGGCTCGGCGAGGAGCTGGGATTCGACGTCGACACGCCGTGGCGCAAACTTCCGGCCAAGGCCCGCAAGGCGATTCTCGAGGGTTCGGATCACCAGGTGCATGTGCGGTACCGCAACCGGTACGGCCGAACCCGTTCGTACTACGCCGATTTCGAAGGCGTGCTGGCGTTCCTGCAGCGCAAGATGGAGCAGACCGAGTCCGAGCAGATGAAGGAACGCTACGAGGGCTTCATGCGTGACGTGCCCTGCCCGGTGTGTGAAGGGACGCGGCTCAAGCCGGAGATTCTGGCGGTGTCGCTGACGGGGGAGTCTGGGGGGGAGCCGGCTGCGAAGTCCATCGCCGAGGTCTGCGAGCTGTCCATCTCGGATTGTTCGGATTTCCTCAACGCGCTCGCGCTCGGTGCTCGGGAGCAGGCGATCGCCGGGCAGGTCCTCAAAGAAATCCAGTCGCGGCTGGGCTTTCTGCTTGACGTGGGGTTGGAGTACCTGTCGCTGTCCCGGGCGGCTGCCACGCTATCCGGCGGGGAGGCCCAACGCATTCGGCTGGCCACCCAGATCGGCTCAGGTCTCGTCGGCGTGCTGTACGTTCTCGACGAGCCGTCCATCGGACTGCACCAGCGCGACAACCGGCGCCTCATCGAAACACTCACGCGTCTAAGGGCTTTGGGCAACACGTTGATCGTCGTCGAGCATGACGAGGACACCATCGCGCATGCCGACTGGGTTGTCGACATCGGGCCGGGCGCCGGCGAGCACGGCGGCAAAATCGTGCACAGCGGGACCTATCAGGAGCTGCTGGTCAACCAGGATTCGATCACCGGTGCCTACCTGTCGGGCCGGGAAAGCATTGCCACGCCCACGCATCGGCGTTCGGTTGACCGGAAGCGTCAGCTGACCGTCGTCGGGGCGCGCGAGCACAACCTGCGCGGCATCGACGTCTCGTTTCCGCTGGGCGTGCTGACCTCGGTGACCGGTGTGTCCGGTTCCGGCAAGTCGACGTTGGTCAACGACATTCTGGCGGCCGTGTTGGCCAACCGTCTCAACGGCGCCCGGCAGGTCCCGGGCCGGCATACCCGGGTCACCGGGCTGGACCATCTGGACAAGCTGGTGCGGGTGGACCAGTCGCCGATCGGCCGCACGCCGCGCTCCAACCCCGCCACCTACACCGGGGTGTTCGACAAGATCCGTACCTTGTTCGCCGCGACTACCGAGGCGAAAGTCCGTGGCTACCAACCAGGTCGGTTCTCGTTCAACGTCAAGGGCGGTCGCTGCGAAGCCTGCACTGGTGACGGCACGATCAAGATCGAGATGAACTTCCTGCCCGACGTGTATGTGCCGTGTGAGGTGTGCCAGGGCGCCCGCTACAACCGGGAAACCCTCGAGGTGCACTACAAGGGCAAGACCATCTCCGAAGTGCTGGACATGTCGATCGAGGAAGCGGCGGAGTTCTTCGAACCGATCAGCGGCATTCACCGGTACCTGCGCACGCTGGTCGACGTGGGACTCGGTTACGTCCGGCTGGGGCAGCCCGCACCGACTCTCTCGGGGGGTGAGGCGCAGCGTGTCAAGCTGGCGTCCGAATTGCAGAAGCGTTCGACCGGGCGCACGATCTACATCCTCGACGAACCCACCACCGGGTTGCATTTCGACGACATCCGCAAGCTGCTCAACGTCATCAATGGCCTTGTCGACAAAGGCAATACGGTGATCGTCATCGAGCACAACCTGGACGTGATCAAGACGTCGGACTGGATCGTCGACATGGGACCGGAGGGTGGCTCCGAAGGCGGAACCGTTGTGGCCGAAGGGACTCCCGAGGATGTCGCCGCGGTGCCCGAAAGCTACACCGGGAAGTTTCTTGCCGAGGTCGTCGGCCGAAGCACCCCGCCGGCCAGAGCGCCGGCGCGCACCAACCGGCGCCGCAAAGTCAGCGCCTAAGACCCGGCGAGCGGCGCAGAGCCGGCGCCTGCCAGCAACTCGTCAAAAGCCTCCTGCATGCATTCGGCATACTTGGCCGGGTCCGGTAAGGCGTCGCGATCCGCGGTAGCGCTGATCGACAACATCCCGTTGTAACTGGCGACCACATGGATGAGGTTCAAGCCACCCACCAGCGGCCCGAGACCGGCGACGCGGACGAGTCGGGCACCGCTGAAGTAGAGCGGTTCGTCGGGGCCCCGAACATTGGTGACCGTCGTGTTGGCGATCGTCGGGCCGGAGAACGGAAGCGCGCTCGCTGCTTTCGCCGTCAACCCGAGCAGTGAAGTCGGAACGGTGCCAATCAATTCGAGGATCTGGGTTTGGGTCGCCGATTCCGACTCGGCGCGGCTTCCCCCGGTCGCTTCGGCGATCGCTTCGAGCCGTTTGAGCGGATCAGCGATATCGGTGCCGAGCGTTTGCAGCCGGCCGAACAGATCGTTCCCGTTGTCGGTCGTATCGCCCGCGTTGCGCATTGACATCGGGCAGGCCGCGACGAGCGATTCGTCAGGCAGCTCGCCGTGGCTATCCAGATAGGCGCGAAGGGCGCCGCCGACGTAGGCAAGGGCGACATCGTTGATCGTCGCGCCGGGCACGCTGGCCTTGATCCGTTTAAAATCGGCGAGATCGTGGAATCGGGCCTCGAAGACCCGATGTGGCGAGACTGTCTGGTTGAAACGGGTCTTCGGCGGAAACGATGGAACCCCGCCGCCCGCGACCCTGCTCACGGCACCCCTGATCAGCATGCCCGGCAGACCGGCCAGGCCGCGCACCGCATGGGGAGCGCTCGCGGCCAGAACGCGACTCGTCCGCAACGGTTGCAGCGCCGCATTGATCGCCGCGCGCGAGAGTAGTTCTGCCGTCGAGGGGAGGGGACCGGGCCGCCAGGGCCTGTCGGGTTGCGCGGGCCGGGGGCTGTCGGCGGCAAGGTCGTGCAATGCCGCGATCATCTGAACGCTCGCCATCCCGTCGACCGCACAGTGGTGCAGCTTCAACGCCATGGCGAACGAGCCCGTGGGTACTCCCGGCACGGAATTCAGCCCCTCGATCACGGTGATCTCCCAGGGCGGGCGCCGCAAGTCGATCTGCCGGGCATGAAGCCGCGCAATCTGGATACAGAGTTGTCGCCAGTCACCGGGCTGCGGCAACCCGATATGACGGACGTGGTACTCAAGGTCGAAGTTCGGGTCGTCCACCCAGTAGGGCCTGGGCAAACCACCGGGCAGCTCGGTCAGCCGGCGCCGAAAAACATCCGCCAGGTGCAGCCGGGCGTCGAGTTCCTCGAGAATTCCCTTGAAGGTCACCTTGCCGCCAGGCGCGGTCGACGGGTCATAGATCAGCAGCAGCTGAATCTGTAGCGGCGTCGCCGGCGTCTCCGCGCGCAACATCA
The DNA window shown above is from Mycobacterium sp. Aquia_216 and carries:
- a CDS encoding WS/DGAT/MGAT family O-acyltransferase → MRQLSWTDDMMLRAETPATPLQIQLLLIYDPSTAPGGKVTFKGILEELDARLHLADVFRRRLTELPGGLPRPYWVDDPNFDLEYHVRHIGLPQPGDWRQLCIQIARLHARQIDLRRPPWEITVIEGLNSVPGVPTGSFAMALKLHHCAVDGMASVQMIAALHDLAADSPRPAQPDRPWRPGPLPSTAELLSRAAINAALQPLRTSRVLAASAPHAVRGLAGLPGMLIRGAVSRVAGGGVPSFPPKTRFNQTVSPHRVFEARFHDLADFKRIKASVPGATINDVALAYVGGALRAYLDSHGELPDESLVAACPMSMRNAGDTTDNGNDLFGRLQTLGTDIADPLKRLEAIAEATGGSRAESESATQTQILELIGTVPTSLLGLTAKAASALPFSGPTIANTTVTNVRGPDEPLYFSGARLVRVAGLGPLVGGLNLIHVVASYNGMLSISATADRDALPDPAKYAECMQEAFDELLAGAGSAPLAGS